One stretch of Ursus arctos isolate Adak ecotype North America unplaced genomic scaffold, UrsArc2.0 scaffold_37, whole genome shotgun sequence DNA includes these proteins:
- the RPS29 gene encoding 40S ribosomal protein S29 isoform X2, whose protein sequence is MGHQQLYWSHPRKFGQGSRSCRVCSNRHGLIRKYGLNMCRQCFRQYAKDIGFIKLD, encoded by the exons ATGGGTCACCAGCAGCTCTACTGGAGCCATCCGAGGAAATTTGGCCAGGGTTCTCGTTCTTG CCGCGTGTGCTCCAACCGGCACGGTCTGATCCGGAAATACGGCCTCAATATGTGCCGCCAGTGTTTCCGTCAGTACGCGAAGGATATAGGCTTCATTAAG ttggattAA
- the RPS29 gene encoding 40S ribosomal protein S29 isoform X1, with protein MGHQQLYWSHPRKFGQGSRSCRVCSNRHGLIRKYGLNMCRQCFRQYAKDIGFIKVRGRGCLLPVLGAGNVQIFSCLELPTSTVFVVVLVVSGAFWGIGRHC; from the exons ATGGGTCACCAGCAGCTCTACTGGAGCCATCCGAGGAAATTTGGCCAGGGTTCTCGTTCTTG CCGCGTGTGCTCCAACCGGCACGGTCTGATCCGGAAATACGGCCTCAATATGTGCCGCCAGTGTTTCCGTCAGTACGCGAAGGATATAGGCTTCATTAAGGTACGCGGCCGCGGATGCCTTCTCCCGGTTCTGGGAGCGGGGAACGTTCAGATATTCTCTTGTTTGGAGCTTCCGACCAGCACTGTTTTCGTCGTTGTCTTAGTTGTTAGCGGGGCTTTTTGGGGTATCGGACGGCACTGTTGA
- the LRR1 gene encoding leucine-rich repeat protein 1 isoform X3: MKLHCDVEVVSRHLPALGMRNRGKGVRAVLSLCQQTPRSQPRAGARSDRGGPHPTCLLICTLKDKRGTRYELKENIEQFFTKFMDEGKATVRLKEPPVDICLSKDSIWLSYHSFSSLPRFGYCKNLCLWKILSKLFHSGNYYHESTLCCSHCGLSR; the protein is encoded by the exons ATGAAGCTGCACTGCGACGTCGAGGTCGTCAGTCGGCATTTGCCGGCTCTGGGAATGAGGAACCGGGGTAAGGGCGTCCGGGCGGTGTTGAGCCTCTGTCAGCAGACGCCCAGGAGTCAGCCTCGGGCTGGGGCTCGGAGCGACCGAGGCGGCCCGCACCCCACCTGCCTGCTCATCTGCACCCTGAAGGACAAGCGCGGTACCCGCTACGAG CTAAAGGAGAACATTGAGCAATTCTTCACCAAATTTATGGATGAGGGGAAAGCTACTGTTCGGTTAAAGGAGCCTCCTGTGGATATCTGTCTAAGTAAG GATTCCATATGGCTCTCATATCATTCCTTTTCATCTTTGCCAAGATTTGGATACTGCAAAAACCTGTGTCTGTGGAAGATTCTGTCTAAACTCTTTCATTCAGGGAACTACTACCATGAATCTACACTCTGTTGCTCACACTGTGGTCTTAGTAGATAA
- the LRR1 gene encoding leucine-rich repeat protein 1 isoform X2 — MKLHCDVEVVSRHLPALGMRNRGKGVRAVLSLCQQTPRSQPRAGARSDRGGPHPTCLLICTLKDKRGTRYELKENIEQFFTKFMDEGKATVRLKEPPVDICLSKANSSSLKSFISAVRLAHRGCDIEAPLSTFTPVKTSEFEKFKTKMVITSKRDYPLSKNFPYSLEHLQTSYCGLVRIDMRMLCLRNLRKLDLSHNHIKKLPATIGDLIHLQELNLNDNHLESFSVALCQSTLQTSLRSLDLSKNKIKALPVQFCQLRELTNLKLDDNELIRFPFKMGQLTNLRFLSAARNKLPFLPSEFKNLSLEYLDLFGNTFEQPKVLPVIMLQTPLTLLESSAQAVLYNRIPYGSHIIPFHLCQDLDTAKTCVCGRFCLNSFIQGTTTMNLHSVAHTVVLVDNMGGTEAPVTSFFCSLACYVNSCDMLK; from the exons ATGAAGCTGCACTGCGACGTCGAGGTCGTCAGTCGGCATTTGCCGGCTCTGGGAATGAGGAACCGGGGTAAGGGCGTCCGGGCGGTGTTGAGCCTCTGTCAGCAGACGCCCAGGAGTCAGCCTCGGGCTGGGGCTCGGAGCGACCGAGGCGGCCCGCACCCCACCTGCCTGCTCATCTGCACCCTGAAGGACAAGCGCGGTACCCGCTACGAG CTAAAGGAGAACATTGAGCAATTCTTCACCAAATTTATGGATGAGGGGAAAGCTACTGTTCGGTTAAAGGAGCCTCCTGTGGATATCTGTCTAAGTAAG gcCAATTCCAGCAGTTTAAAGAGTTTCATTTCAGCTGTGAGACTGGCTCATAGAGGTTGTGACATTGAAGCACCACTTTCAACCTTCACACCAGTGAAGACTTcagaatttgaaaaatttaaaactaaaatggtTATCACATCCAAAAGGGACTATCCTCTAAGCAAGAACTTCCCATATTCTCTGGAACATCTTCAGACTTCTTATTGTGGGCTCGTTCGAATTGATATGCGTATGCTTTGCTTAAGAAACCTGAGGAAATTAGACTTGAGTCATAACCATATTAAAAAGCTTCCAGCTACAATTGGAGACCTCATCCATCTTCAAGAACTTAACCTGAATGATAATCACTTGGAGTCATTCAGTGTAGCCTTGTGTCAGTCTACGCTCCAGACATCACTTCGGAGTTTGGATCTTAGCAAGAACAAAATTAAGGCACTTCCTGTGCAGTTTTGCCAGCTCCGAGAACTTACAAATTTGAAACTTGACGATAATGAATTGATTAGATTTCCTTTCAAGATGGGACAATTGACAAACCTGCGTTTCTTGTCAGCAGCTCGAAATAAGCTTCCCTTTTTGCCtagtgaatttaaaaatttatcccTTGAGTACTTGGATCTTTTTGGAAATACTTTTGAACAACCAAAAGTCCTTCCAGTTATAATGCTGCAAACGCCATTAACTTTATTGGAATCCTCTGCACAAGCCGTATTATATAATAG GATTCCATATGGCTCTCATATCATTCCTTTTCATCTTTGCCAAGATTTGGATACTGCAAAAACCTGTGTCTGTGGAAGATTCTGTCTAAACTCTTTCATTCAGGGAACTACTACCATGAATCTACACTCTGTTGCTCACACTGTGGTCTTAGTAGATAATATGGGTGGTACTGAAGCACCTGTTAcctctttcttctgttctctaGCCTGTTATGTAAATTCCTGTGATATGTTAAAGTAA
- the LRR1 gene encoding leucine-rich repeat protein 1 isoform X1, which translates to MKLHCDVEVVSRHLPALGMRNRGKGVRAVLSLCQQTPRSQPRAGARSDRGGPHPTCLLICTLKDKRGTRYEQLKENIEQFFTKFMDEGKATVRLKEPPVDICLSKANSSSLKSFISAVRLAHRGCDIEAPLSTFTPVKTSEFEKFKTKMVITSKRDYPLSKNFPYSLEHLQTSYCGLVRIDMRMLCLRNLRKLDLSHNHIKKLPATIGDLIHLQELNLNDNHLESFSVALCQSTLQTSLRSLDLSKNKIKALPVQFCQLRELTNLKLDDNELIRFPFKMGQLTNLRFLSAARNKLPFLPSEFKNLSLEYLDLFGNTFEQPKVLPVIMLQTPLTLLESSAQAVLYNRIPYGSHIIPFHLCQDLDTAKTCVCGRFCLNSFIQGTTTMNLHSVAHTVVLVDNMGGTEAPVTSFFCSLACYVNSCDMLK; encoded by the exons ATGAAGCTGCACTGCGACGTCGAGGTCGTCAGTCGGCATTTGCCGGCTCTGGGAATGAGGAACCGGGGTAAGGGCGTCCGGGCGGTGTTGAGCCTCTGTCAGCAGACGCCCAGGAGTCAGCCTCGGGCTGGGGCTCGGAGCGACCGAGGCGGCCCGCACCCCACCTGCCTGCTCATCTGCACCCTGAAGGACAAGCGCGGTACCCGCTACGAG CAGCTAAAGGAGAACATTGAGCAATTCTTCACCAAATTTATGGATGAGGGGAAAGCTACTGTTCGGTTAAAGGAGCCTCCTGTGGATATCTGTCTAAGTAAG gcCAATTCCAGCAGTTTAAAGAGTTTCATTTCAGCTGTGAGACTGGCTCATAGAGGTTGTGACATTGAAGCACCACTTTCAACCTTCACACCAGTGAAGACTTcagaatttgaaaaatttaaaactaaaatggtTATCACATCCAAAAGGGACTATCCTCTAAGCAAGAACTTCCCATATTCTCTGGAACATCTTCAGACTTCTTATTGTGGGCTCGTTCGAATTGATATGCGTATGCTTTGCTTAAGAAACCTGAGGAAATTAGACTTGAGTCATAACCATATTAAAAAGCTTCCAGCTACAATTGGAGACCTCATCCATCTTCAAGAACTTAACCTGAATGATAATCACTTGGAGTCATTCAGTGTAGCCTTGTGTCAGTCTACGCTCCAGACATCACTTCGGAGTTTGGATCTTAGCAAGAACAAAATTAAGGCACTTCCTGTGCAGTTTTGCCAGCTCCGAGAACTTACAAATTTGAAACTTGACGATAATGAATTGATTAGATTTCCTTTCAAGATGGGACAATTGACAAACCTGCGTTTCTTGTCAGCAGCTCGAAATAAGCTTCCCTTTTTGCCtagtgaatttaaaaatttatcccTTGAGTACTTGGATCTTTTTGGAAATACTTTTGAACAACCAAAAGTCCTTCCAGTTATAATGCTGCAAACGCCATTAACTTTATTGGAATCCTCTGCACAAGCCGTATTATATAATAG GATTCCATATGGCTCTCATATCATTCCTTTTCATCTTTGCCAAGATTTGGATACTGCAAAAACCTGTGTCTGTGGAAGATTCTGTCTAAACTCTTTCATTCAGGGAACTACTACCATGAATCTACACTCTGTTGCTCACACTGTGGTCTTAGTAGATAATATGGGTGGTACTGAAGCACCTGTTAcctctttcttctgttctctaGCCTGTTATGTAAATTCCTGTGATATGTTAAAGTAA
- the RPL36AL gene encoding 60S ribosomal protein L36a-like, protein MVNVPKTRRTFCKKCGKHQPHKVTQYKKGKDSLYAQGKRRYDRKQSGYGGQTKPIFRKKAKTTKKIVLRLECVEPNCRSKRMLAIKRCKHFELGGDKKRKGQVIQF, encoded by the coding sequence ATGGTCAACGTTCCTAAAACCCGAAGGACTTTCTGTAAGAAGTGTGGAAAACATCAGCCTCACAAAGTGACCCAGTATAAGAAGGGCAAGGATTCCCTCTACGCCCAGGGAAAGAGGCGCTATGATCGGAAGCAGAGTGGCTATGGTGGGCAGACAAAGCCAATATTCCGGAAGAAGGCTAAAACCACAAAGAAGATTGTGCTGAGGCTTGAATGTGTGGAACCTAACTGCAGGTCCAAGAGGATGCTGGCCATTAAGAGATGCAAGCATTTTGAACTGGGAggagataaaaagagaaagggccaAGTGATCCAGTTCTAA
- the MGAT2 gene encoding alpha-1,6-mannosyl-glycoprotein 2-beta-N-acetylglucosaminyltransferase, protein MRFRIYKRKVLILTLVVAACGFVLWSSNGRQRKNEALAPPLLDAEPARGAGGRGGDHSAVSAGIRRVSNDSAAPLVPAAPQPEADNLTLRYRSLVYQLNFDQTLRNVDKAGSWAPRELVLVVQVHNRPDYLRLLLDSLRKAQGIDNVLVIFSHDFWSTEINQLIAGVDFCPVLQVFFPFSIQLYPNEFPGSDPRDCPRDLEKNAALKMGCINAEYPDSFGHYREAKFSQTKHHWWWKLHFVWERVKVLRDYAGLILFLEEDHYLAPDFYHVFKKMWKLKQEECTECDVLSLGTYTAIRSFHGIADKVDVKTWKSTEHNMGLALTRDAYQKLIECTDTFCTYDDYNWDWTLQYLTVSCLPKFWKVLVPQVPRIFHAGDCGMHHKKTCRPSTQSAQIESLLNNNKQYLFPETLIISEKFVAAISPPRKNGGWGDIRDHELCKSYRRLQ, encoded by the coding sequence ATGAGGTTCCGCATCTATAAGCGGAAGGTGCTGATCCTGACGCTCGTGGTGGCCGCCTGCGGCTTCGTCCTCTGGAGCAGCAATGGGCGACAAAGGAAGAACGAGGCCCTCGCCCCGCCGCTGCTGGACGCCGAGCCCGCGCGAGGTGCGGGCGGCCGAGGCGGGGACCATTCTGCTGTGTCCGCGGGCATCCGCCGGGTCTCCAACGATTCGGCGGCCCCTCTGGTCCCGGCGGCCCCGCAGCCCGAGGCAGACAACCTGACGCTGCGGTACAGGTCCCTGGTGTACCAGCTGAACTTTGACCAGACGCTGAGGAATGTAGATAAGGCCGGCTCCTGGGCCCCCCGAGAGCTGGTGCTGGTGGTCCAGGTGCATAACCGGCCCGATTACCTCAGACTCCTGCTGGACTCACTCCGAAAAGCCCAGGGCATTGACAACGTCCTCGTCATCTTTAGCCATGACTTCTGGTCGACAGAGATCAATCAGCTGATCGCTGGGGTGGATTTCTGTCCGGTTCTGCAggtgttctttcctttcagcattCAGTTGTACCCCAACGAGTTTCCAGGCAGCGACCCCAGAGATTGCCCCAGAGACCTGGAGAAGAATGCAGCTTTGAAGATGGGATGCATTAATGCTGAGTATCCCGACTCCTTTGGCCATTACAGAGAGGCCAAGTTCTCCCAAACCAAACACCATTGGTGGTGGAAGCTGCATTTTGTATGGGAAAGGGTCAAAGTTCTTCGGGACTATGCTGGCCTCATACTTTTCCTGGAGGAGGATCACTACTTGGCCCCAGACTTTTACCATGTCTTCAAAAAGATGTGGAAGTTAAAGCAGGAAGAATGTACGGAGTGTGATGTTCTCTCCCTGGGGACCTATACAGCCATTCGTAGTTTCCATGGCATTGCTGACAAGGTAGACGTGAAAACTTGGAAATCCACAGAGCACAATATGGGTCTAGCCTTGACCCGGGATGCATATCAGAAACTGATTGAGTGCACAGACACTTTCTGTACTTACGATGATTATAACTGGGACTGGACTCTTCAATATTTAACTGTATCTTGTCTTCCAAAATTCTGGAAAGTGCTGGTTCCTCAAGTTCCTAGGATATTTCATGCTGGAGACTGTGGTATGCACCACAAGAAAACCTGTAGACCGTCCACCCAGAGTGCCCAAATTGAGTCACTCTTAAATAATAACAAACAGTACTTGTTTCCAGAAACTCTAATTATCAGTGAGAAGTTTGTGGCAGCCATTTCCCCACCTAGGAAAAATGGAGGGTGGGGAGATATTAGGGACCATGAACTCTGTAAAAGTTATAGAAGACTGCAGTGA